In one Euleptes europaea isolate rEulEur1 chromosome 12, rEulEur1.hap1, whole genome shotgun sequence genomic region, the following are encoded:
- the PDX1 gene encoding pancreas/duodenum homeobox protein 1 yields the protein MNAEEQYFASGQLYKEPCAFQRSQPQDYSPGPPACLYMGRQQQQPAPEPPYSSALAGLEQGSPPDISPYEVPPITEDPGLSHLHHHQHPHHHHHHPQLPHPHPEALPFGDGMDPGALEEPRVQLPFPWMKSTKSHAWKGQWVGAGGSYVVEPEESKRTRTAYTRAQLLELEKEFLFNKYISRPRRVELAVMLNLTERHIKIWFQNRRMKWKKEEDKKRGGGGGGSGSGGEPEQDCAVSSGELSAKDEAGQEPPPAGSLASLELLPPSPAASPQPSARRLPEAR from the exons atgAACGCCGAGGAGCAGTACTTCGCCTCCGGCCAGCTCTACAAGGAGCCCTGCGCCTTCCAGAGGTCCCAACCCCAGGATTACAGCCCCGGCCCTCCGGCCTGCCTCTACATGGgtcggcagcagcagcagcctgcgcCGGAGCCTCCTTACTCAAGCGCTCTGGCCGGCCTGGAGCAAGGCAGCCCGCCGGACATTTCCCCCTACGAGGTGCCCCCCATCACGGAAGACCCCGGCCTCTCccatctccaccaccaccagcatcctcaccaccaccaccaccaccctcagcTGCCTCACCCGCACCCGGAGGCGCTCCCCTTCGGAGACGGGATGGACCCTGGCGCTCTGGAGGAGCCGAGAGTCCAGCTGCCTTTCCCCTGGATGAAGTCCACCAAGTCCCACGCCTGGAAGGGCCAGTGGGTCGGGGCGG GGGGCTCCTACgtggtggagcccgaggagagcAAGCGGACGCGGACGGCCTACACGCGCGCCCAGTTGCTGGAGCTGGAGAAGGAGTTCCTCTTCAACAAGTACATCTCCCGGCCCCGCCGGGTGGAGCTGGCCGTCATGCTGAACTTGACCGAGAGACACATCAAGATCTGGTTCCAGAACCGCAGGATGaagtggaagaaggaggaggacaagaagcgaggagggggcggcggggggagcGGGAGCGGCGGGGAGCCGGAGCAAGACTGCGCGGTCTCCTCGGGAGAACTGTCGGCCAAAGACGAGGCTGGCCAGGAGCCGCCTCCGGCGGGGAGCCTGGCCTCCCTGGAGCTGCTGCCCCCCagccccgccgcctccccccagCCCTCGGCCCGGCGGCTCCCAGAGGCGCGGTGA